GGTGACGATGACACGCATCGGGGCATAGAGGTAGCACTAGGGTGGGCGCAGGGCGAGTAGTCGCATAGCATAGTGGGTGGAGATAGGTGTGAGTCTCATGTAGCCATACCTTGTAAAACTGCAGCGGggttctttcccccttccttctttaATAGATGATACGCACACTcgtgcgtattcgagaaaaaaagAGAGGGGGAGAATGATGGATGAACTCAATATAATTAGATAAGGACCCTGATAAGTGACACACGTGTAGCACGGACACATGGCAACTCTAAGCGTTTTTTATGGCAAGTTTAGTGACGCGAGGATGGCAAATTTAGTTATGAAGTATGACTACTTTTTTTTGGATGACAAGTTTCAGTTTTTTTAGAGTTGTTTTTTCTTTTggatggcaactttagttgtaAAAAACGTCAAGCCAGAGTGTTTCGTGCCACACGTGTGACATTTATCATTCGGGTTAGATAAAGACTTCAAATATGAATAATTGCATACCTATTTGGATATCCATACAAAAAAGATTTTTTTGGGATCTTTCTTGATTTTTTTTGCAGTACATCAATTCTCTCTACGTCGCAGCTTTAATACGACTTTATAATTGGCCATAAAAATATGTTTCCCTATTAATTCGATCCTTCTTCCCCAACCCAGTCCAAGCCTTGACCAAGCGCGCTGCCCCTCACCCTCGCCGATATAACGAACCCCAAACCCCCACAACGCCGGCCATCCACACACACACTCCCACTGCGCACAATTCCAGCATCAGCAATGCCTCCTCCCCTTCgcctcctcgccctcctcctcctcctccacctcccctTCGCCCTCTCCTCCCGCCACCACCACAAAgccccggcgccgccgccccggaaGGCGCCTCCTCCGGCGGCCAACTACGCGGCGCCGCTCCCCGTCCTCCTCGCCTGCAACGCCACCCGCTTCCGGCCCGCCTGCGTCGCCACGCTCTCCGCCGCCAACGTCACCGCCGCGTCCTCCCCCTCCGACCTCCTCGCCGCCACGCTCTCCGCGCTCCGCGCCCGCCTCCCGCCGGCCGTCTCCACCGCGCGCTCCGTCCTCGCCTCCTCCAAGAACGtcaacctcaccgccgccgccaccaactgcctcaccgccctctccctctcctcgaaccgcctcgcgccgccgccctcgccgtcgGCGCTCATGCCCGCCTCCGCCTCGCTCCTCCACCTCTACGACTGCTGGTCCGCCTACAAGTACGTCAACTTCTCCCGGACCATCTACGACGCCATGGCCTACCTCAACGACACCATCACCGTCAACAGCAACTACATCTCCATGCTCGCCGCGCTGAAGCGGTACGGCGACGACACGTCCCACTGGGCGCCGCCGCAGACGGAGCGCGACGGGTACTGGCCTTCGCCcgcggcgtcgggcggcgacgTGGACGCGCTCGGCGTGCCCAAGGGGCTCCCCGCGGACGCGACGGTGTGCGGCGCCGGGTGCGACTACAAGACGGTGCGGGAGGCGGTGGCGGCCGCGCCGGACAACGGGGGCAAGAGGTTCGTGGTGTACGTGAAGCAGGGCGTGTACAAGGAGACGGTGAGCGTGCCGTGGGAGAAGACCAACCTGGTGCTGGTCGGCGACGGCATGGGGAAGACGGTCATCACCGGCGACCTCAACGCCGACACGCCCGGCGTGTCCACGTTCAACACGGCCACCGTAGGTGCGTACACGCGTCACACGCACTTACTCTTTCTTATTTGTACGTATTTATGTGGGGGTATACCGTATACGTATGTACACCGATGGATTTGCCAGCATAGTTTGTACTACTGCGATCGTACACGTACTACGTTCACGAAATCAATGCGGTGGCGTTAAAGACGCCGCTCGTGATCGACCGGCCGGCCCATCGCTCTTTGTCTGCACCTAAAACGCTTTCCGTCAAGTATGTTGTGATCTGGACAATCAATTCCTACCTTTTTTGCGTTACGTCCGGCATGCCACCAGTATGTACAATTACGCTAGTACTATTAGGAAGTATTTTTGGATCAACTGCTGTAGTATTATGAGGAATATTTGGCCAAATGGCAACAATAATCTCCGGAAACAAATTCCATATGCGGTGATCTAGGTAACTAAATGAAAATTCAACAATGCCAAACTATGGATGGTTTCAGCGGCCCGAAACAAAACCACAACCAGACATTTTTAACTTGACCGGCGCCCGGCAATCTTCCACGGCGGAAGCGACAATGCGGCGTGCCGACGCGGACCACGGGTCCTAGGTGAGCCAAACACTGAACTTTCCCGTGCTCTATGCAACCCTATCAAGCAAGAAAAAAAAAACACGCTTCGACAACACTCCAGTCCGGACGACGAGTGATTTTCATCACAAAGAAAAAGTCGCATCGCGGTCCACAATTTTAACTTTGTCAGGCGAATCTGCGACCCACATGTCACGGGCCGCGAGTTTTCTCGACCAGCACAGTGATCGACCACGTCGTAACTTTGTGCTTTTTCATTCATTTCCAGGCGTGCTCGCGGACGGCTTCATGGCGCGGGACCTGACGATCGCGAACACGGCGGGGCCGGACGCGCACCAGGCGGTGGCGTTCCGCTCGACGGGCGACCGCACGGTGCTGGACACGGTGGAGCTGCTGGGGCACCAGGACACGCTGTACGTGCACGCCATGCGCCAGTTCTACACCCGCTGCCGCGTGGCCGGCACGGTGGACTTCGTCTTCGGCAACTCGGCGGCCGTGCTCCACGACAGCGACCTCGTCGTGCTGCCCCGGCAGCTGCGGCCGGAGAAGGGCGAGACGGACGCGCTGACGGCGCAGGGCCGCACCGACCCGGCGCAGCCCACGGGGATCGTGCTCCGGGGCTGCCGCGTCAACGGCAGCGACGAGTACATGGGGTTCTACCGGCAGAAGCCCGGCGTCCACCACGTGTTCCTGGGCCGGCCCTGGAAGGAGTACTCCCGCACGGTGTTCGTCGGGTGCACGATGGCCGAGATCGTGCGGCCCGAGGGGTGGATGCCCTGGAGCGGCGACTTCGCGCTCAAGACGCTCTACTACGGGGAGTATGATAGCGCTGGCCCTGGCGCCGGCGGGcggagcggcggcggcagggtgGCGTGGAGCAGCCAGGTGCCCAAGGAGCGCGTCGACGTGTACAGCGTCGCCAGCTTCATACAGGGGGACGAGTGGATACCCAAAGTGAAGTAGTAGGCTTTTTTGTCAGTCCTGGTAGCATACATAATCGAGCTCGCGTGAGCTAGTGGGCCGGTCGGCGATGATCGTGCCACTCGGTCACGGATGTACTGCAGACGTTGCAGTTATGCGAATGCAGTGGTGCCTAACGCAAATGGGAGTGGGCGCCGATCTTGATCGGCGTTGAGTGGTGAACACTCCACTAAGCACGATCAATAATGGCCGCCAAATCTAGCAGGCAGTTTCCACCTAGGGCAAGATGGATGTGGCCGGAACACGGAGAGGAAGGGCAGATAGATAGGATCGGCGTGCTGTTTCCCCAATTAGCATGCGTGACGCAACGTGGATGTAGTACTCGAATTATCACATCTGAGCCGTGGTTGTGGTGGTCCACGTCCACCACGAGCTGCATCCTTCCAGTGCGCTATCCGATCCGTCGCTGCACCACTGTGGTCTGCATTGCAGCGCCGCCCTACGGACCCAACCAGCTTTGGACTTTTGGAGTTTGGTTCACGGCCGGTTGTGCGGCAGTAGGGACTCCTCCGTCCACGGGCCACGCACAACGGCGTGACTCGTGCGCCGGTGCGCCGTGACTCGGTCCATCAGTTCAGATTTCAGACCAGGAGGGCAAAGAATTATCACCGGACTTCTTGACTTCTTGACGTCGAGGTGGTACTCCATCAACGAGTTGGAGAGGACGAACGCCACATCGTACTCCTCCGTCATCGCCACCCGCCTCGTACATCCGGGCAGACGGCCTGGTCACTGCTCGGTCAAAAAAAAAAATGACCCAGACGGGcgcctcaaacgcccgggctgaccgACATCCCTCATATCCAATCCAAAATATGGGGAGGCCTGGGCGCGTCCGCCACGTTGGCTCTGGCTCACGCTGGTCATTGGACCCCACATATATACGTCCCCATCCGCTCTCCGAACCAAGCCCTAGCCACTTCACTCCACTCCACTCTGCCACCCAAGCTCTTGTCCGGCGATCTTCGGCCTTCTCTGGCATCGGGGGCAGCGGACCTGACTCCGACTAGTCCGGATCCCTCGACTGGGCTGTCATACCGTGCAGGTTGGAGGAGGCAATGGTCGTCCGCATCGCACTCCGCAGCTCCTAGGAGGACAGCGCCCGACCGATGGCGGGATCTGTTCGACGCGAGTCCATTGCGTCGGCACATCGGGCGCTCGGATCCTTCGGGGTTGGATTATGCAGTCCTCCCAGGAGCCTTCCAATCTTCCTTTTCCCATCACCGGTCCGCCGGAGTTCGAGTGCTACCAGGACCGATGTGTCCGCCATgggaaggagaggatgagggcGGCCGATGCCCGCCTCGTTGTGGGGAGGGGCTTGGGGAGCAAGGGAGGGGCTGCACGTGGCAGAGGAGCCAGGAACGCGCAGTTGGGCTACGGCCACATGGTCAGGGCACGAGCGCTGCATAGAGCGTGTGATGTGTGCATGCCAACCTCGCGGTCACCACCTGGTGCTGACGCCTGGGTGGTTTTGGCCGCGTCTGGCTATGTCCACTAGCTAGGGGGGCTAGAATAGGCGTGTGTGTGGCTGCAGTTGGGGCGCAGGTGCAGTGAGGTGAGTACAAGTTCTTCTAGAAGGTTCTGGACAGAAGGTGTTTGTTGTTTGCAAAGTGCAAATGAACTAGAGTTAGCATGTGAGATTTGGTGTGGTTGGTTTAGTCACTAGGGGGAGTGTGTATGCAAATTTGCAGAACAAATGGGTCCCTCTAGCTAGTACTTGCTGTACAACTTGAAAGAGGGGGCCAAAATGCAAAAGTGGAAGAGGGGCTCAAATGCAAAAGTTCCTAGTGGGGTCAGGGACTTTTCTGAAGTATATTTGATCCAAAGAAATTATGATAATTATCTAGAAATTTTCCTAAGCACTAAAGTGGTGGTTGCTTCATAACTTAGGTGTTCTAGGGCATATATATTCTTTTGATAAAAGAATATGATCTTAGGGTTTTGGGGTAGGGGTGCAAGTGAGGCTGTCCTATAGAGAGATATAGCTAGTGAGAGAGGTTTTTATTTAGTTTTATGTTGGTTAAGTCCAGATGAGTTGACTGAGAAAAACCAGAGCAAACAACCAGCAAGATCAACTGAAGTAGCAGAAAGAAAAAGCAGGGGCCAAAAACCAGGGTGTTACACATATATAGATAGATAATTTTTGAATCTATCAGGTTATTCCTATCACAATTGAGAAAGGCTCTTCAATTAAGTACATACGGAGAATGTAGAGATGAACTGTGGAAGTGCAATATATTTTGTTGCCTATGTAAGCAAAGAGCAACCCAGAGGAGTGCCCAATCCTAGAGCCTTTCAGGCCGACAATCATTTTGCATGCAAAGTCCCAAACTCCCAATCCAGCAATGTGTATCCTTTTCCTTTCGCTGCTTTCACCATATCTCCCTCACTTAGCACAAACCTGCAACCTTTTTCTTCCACAACACGCCTCCCTGAAGTGGCCTGGACAAGCATAGGGTGATCCACAAGAAGTTATATACAGTTGATGTTTGTTTTAATATATTCTACATTTCAAATAAAATTTAGCGGTGCCAAGAATGACTACTACTGAACTGCAGTAATAATAATCCAGCGACGACATCAAAATGAAGATACATGAGCGGGCGTAATTAAGTAACTAAGCTCCTTGGAACTAAAGTCTGATGAGGATGTCAGCAGCTTCGCTGCCCCTCTGCACTGACTTTGAGATGTCGTTCCTGAGAGTGAGCGCCGACCTTCTTTTCTACTCCACAATGCTCTGATCAGTCTCGTTTGTAGTTAATCATTAAGGGAATAGAGTGAATAATTGGAAAATATACGGCAATAAGAAATGCACACATATTATCACCACACTAATACACGCCTTCCCCGATGCAATAATAATAATAGTATGGTGAATTAAGCTGCAGCAATTTTGTGTGAAATTCCTCTCACAAATATCTTGAAATTCAACTTGGAACAACAACATCCATATGTTAAAATAATCATCGCATACTCGCATTGCATTAGTTGATGACCACATCTCCAGCTAGTCTAACAACAACAGTGGCGCCTCGCTGATCGATCATACAGTTTTTCTGAAGAACTGTTATGCCTAGATTACAAGGAGCATGCATATGTCTGAAAGAAGTCAGTGACGAATACATACCTTGGTCATGGACCAGTTGATGACCAAGGAGCCAACCATGATGTGTGTCCTATCTGCAAATCCAACCTAGAAAGAAAATAGAGCAAGGTCAGTCGTTTGTGTGCAGCAGCAATAAGAACAGAGAGAGACACCGTGGGAAGCACCAGAGGATGCCTGACAAAAAGGCGCGACCCACTCTGTAACTAGATATGCTGCAAACCAATGCGAAGGCATCACCAATATACAACTCTATCTGGAACAACCTATGTCTTTCAATCTATGAAATAGATTTACACCTCAAATGTGTCATGCGTCATCCTTATTTTTGTGTGTGCCCAATATAGCAACCCTGAACCAAGAGACATCAAACAATATGTGCATACCATCAAACTAAGTAAGAGACATATATACAAAACTTAGTAAAAGAAACCATGGCCTAACGTAGGTACCTGGACACCCTAGCCTGGCAAAAATGTGATGCCTCATTCCATAGCAAGATTAAGTACTTGCAAAACAAATTCGGCAGCACATGAATAATACAACATCAATCAGGTGAAGACAAAAGAaaggaaagggaaagaagaaaataaaattttaGGAACTATCGTAGAAGAGCAGTCGTGCCAGCTCATGAACTCCTGCAACCTGGATAGAAGAAACAAAACCTAACAGTCCTTATGGGCGTATCATCGAATAGATGGCATGCGGATCTCGGAAGTAGACGGGACGGAAGGGAACACTATACGAATTCGAGGAGGAGGGATTTGGGGGAGCGGTCGAGGAGAGGCCCCGTACTCGACAAGCTTGTCGTCCTTGAAGACCTTGTCCTTGGTGAGGATGCCGCAACGCCATCCAGACCACGTCTCCCTCGAGCGGCTCCAGCTAACTCTGATTTGGGATGGTCGCCACCCCTCAGCCCTAAGGTTGATAGCGTCCCTGCTAGCCACCTCCTTGGATCCAGATTGAGGGAATGGGAGAGGAGGAGCTGATGTGTCTAAGCGGAGGTGATGGTAGGGGAGGCATGGATGATGTAGGTGTGGGATTCGATGCGAAGTCGTCTTCGTAGGAAAGGAAATGAAGTAGTGGGGGCTGGTGTATGTGAGGAAGTTCACGCTCACCCAATCTCTCCGCACAAGAATTGCCAACAGCCAATCGCGAACGAGCGGACGAATAGTGCATGCTGTCACCGGGATAGCGCGAGGAGGCACCCTTCTCCCAAAGATTATTGTGTTGGACTGTGTGCAATAATATCTAACATGCATGAAAGATAACTAGTAGTGAGATTacgtaatgagtgcctgtaggagtcGATTTAAATAGTACAGGAGTCATCTTAAATAGTAGCACCAGGTTGATAACTCAAAAACTAATGAGAGATCACACATGATAGCTACAAAATATATATTGTTTGTAGTCAagttaactagatggcacacaaaagtaatATGGAACACCggcataggtaatactagaagggTGATACGtttccgtcgtatctataatttttcattgtttcatgacaatattctacaactttcttatacttttggcaactttttatattatttttgggactagcatATTGAttcagtgcccagtgtcagttcatgtttgttgcatttttttgtttcgcagaaggaaatccatatcaaacggagttcaaacgcgataaaaacttccggagatttttttggaatacatgtgatttttgggaaaaagaatcaacgcgagacgatgcccgaggggggcacaaggcagggggcgcgccctgg
The Aegilops tauschii subsp. strangulata cultivar AL8/78 chromosome 3, Aet v6.0, whole genome shotgun sequence genome window above contains:
- the LOC109747363 gene encoding probable pectinesterase/pectinesterase inhibitor 51; amino-acid sequence: MPPPLRLLALLLLLHLPFALSSRHHHKAPAPPPRKAPPPAANYAAPLPVLLACNATRFRPACVATLSAANVTAASSPSDLLAATLSALRARLPPAVSTARSVLASSKNVNLTAAATNCLTALSLSSNRLAPPPSPSALMPASASLLHLYDCWSAYKYVNFSRTIYDAMAYLNDTITVNSNYISMLAALKRYGDDTSHWAPPQTERDGYWPSPAASGGDVDALGVPKGLPADATVCGAGCDYKTVREAVAAAPDNGGKRFVVYVKQGVYKETVSVPWEKTNLVLVGDGMGKTVITGDLNADTPGVSTFNTATVGVLADGFMARDLTIANTAGPDAHQAVAFRSTGDRTVLDTVELLGHQDTLYVHAMRQFYTRCRVAGTVDFVFGNSAAVLHDSDLVVLPRQLRPEKGETDALTAQGRTDPAQPTGIVLRGCRVNGSDEYMGFYRQKPGVHHVFLGRPWKEYSRTVFVGCTMAEIVRPEGWMPWSGDFALKTLYYGEYDSAGPGAGGRSGGGRVAWSSQVPKERVDVYSVASFIQGDEWIPKVK